AGCGTAGCCCGGTAAGCCGATTCAATGGCCTTCCATCCGTCTTGCAGGACGGTTTTGCCCTTTGCCGTAAAGGAATGGCCCTCACAGTCCACCGTTACAACAGTTTCGGCATAGAGATGAGGTTCACCTACGGCGCAGACCAGCCGGACGGCCAGAAGGAACAGGATGTTCCGTTCACCAGCAGGGAGAGCGGCAAGATCGCTGTCCTTGATCTGCCCGGTGGGAAGAATGGCATGATGGTCGGTGACTTTGCTGTTGTCCACCACACGCCGGGCGTCAACGTTAGGAACGATACCCTTCATAAAAGGCAGTACAGCCGCCGCAGTTTCCACAAGGGCGGGAAGTCCCGCCGCCATATCCTCGGTTAGATATCTGCTGTCGGTACGGGGATAGGTGGCCAGCTTCTTTTCATAGAGCGATTGCATATAGTCCAGCGTCTGCTGGGCGGTGAATCCGAACAGGCGGTTTGCCTCCCGCTGGAGTGTGGTGAGGTCGTAGAGCCTGGGCGGCACAACGGTTTTTTCCTGCCGCTCCACGGATTTTACAACGGCGGTTTTGACGTTGCAGGCGCTATGGATGCTTTCAGCGGCCTTCCTGTCCTTGTACTTTTCGCCCAAAACAATAAATGTACCGCAATTTAATTCCGGTGTATAAAAGGGCTCCCTGACAAAGGCGGCAATTTCCTGTTCCCTCTGTACGAGCAGAGCCAGGGTTGGCGTCATGACGCGTCCCACATTGAGTGTCTGGCGGTACAGCACCGAAAACAGCCTTGTGGCATTGATGCCCACCAGCCAGTCGGCCTGTAAGCGGCACAGGGCAGCCCGGTAGAGCCGGTCGTAATCCGTGCCGGGACGAAGGTTGCGAAAGCCCCCGGTAATGGCGCTTTCCTCCATGGAGGATATCCAGAGCCTTTGTATGGGCTTTTTGCAGCCGCAGTATTCGTATACCAGCCGGAAGATCAGTTCACCCTCCCGTCCGGCGTCGCAGGCATTGACAATGCAGTCCACATCTGGACGCTTCATCAGTTCCCGCAGGACTTTCAGTTGCTTTGCCTTTTCACGGGACACGGCATATTTCCAGTGTTCCGGCAGGATGGGCAAGTCCTCATAGCGCCATTTGCCATACTTTTCATCGTAAGTCTCTGCCTGTGCAAGCTCCACTAGATGGCCCGCGCACCAGGACACAAGATAGCCGCCGCCCTCCAGATAACCGTCCCCGCGCTCCGTTGCGCCAAGGACGGAAGCGATGGCCTGACCTACGCTGCTTTTTTCCGCGATAATCAGTTTCAAAATGTAATCCCTCCGTTTCTTTCTGTGCATGAGAAAAGCGCCGGTAATCTGCCTGTTTTGCAAATTACCGGCGCTTTCGCCTATGGTATACGCTATTCGGTCTGGGTATCGGGGAGTGTTGTGATGTCACAGGCGTTGGCGCCATTCCTCTGACACTCCGATATGCGTTTTGGGGAAATATAATGGGTGGCGTACATTTTCTCGATGTTTTCGTCACCGGATTTGGAAAAACGCAGTTTGGCCAACAGCTTTTTCCCCTTGCGTCCCCACTGCTTGTAAAAAGTCCACGACGCTTTCAGGTTGTTTTTTCGGGCATAGGCGCGGATTTCCTTCATAATGAAAGTCAGCTTATGAAGGTTCACGCGGCATACCCGTTCCAGATAATCCACACGTCCGAAACGCCAGCTTTCATAATCTCCAGCGGATAATACGCCTAAATCCATCAGCACCTGAACGGGCGAAGCCACGCCGTCCTTTTGAAGCTGACTATACATGGAATCATGTATCTTGCCGACAATATCTCCATTGTTCATTTTCATCACCTGCTTGTTAAAATATTGTAGCATACTCAGGATAATAGTTCCAGCCCGCAGCTTCGCGTATCGCCGTAGGGTTATTCTTCTTTTGGTGCGGTCGGATCGTCCCCTGAAAATTCTCCTAAATCATCATCAGAAAGCAGAAAATCGTCCCCTGGCTCTGTCTCGCCGGACAAGGGCGTATCTTCCTCCTCATATTCGGGTTCATCTTCGTCCGTATCCACAGCCTGGTGTTTCGGCTTATATATTTTGAAGTAATATCCTGCGCCGCCTGCGGCTATAACTGCCAGCAGTACAAAGATCAGCGTACTGTCGCCGCCCTTTTCCGGCTGAGATTTGGGTTCGGTTTTGGACGTTGTTTCCGGTTTGGGGGTGGTCTGAGGCGTAGGCACGGCACTCACACCACTATTGCTGTTCCCTTTTTTGGCAAGGGAGCGCAAATCATCCTCTGTGACAGCATTTAAAAAGTAGACATTTTCACTTTGCCTCTGGCGGTCTATGATGAGATAAAAGACATTCTTGTCTTGTGTAGTGATGGTGAAAAACTCCTTGCCATCGCCATCCGTGGCATTATCGACCGTCGTACCGGTGCCCTCCGGCGTAAAGGGATGAGTCTGTGCCGGAACAGCGGATTCCGTGGTTTTCGGGGTAGATGCCGCCGATGTATTCGTGGCAGCTGACGAAGCCTTGTAATACGGGTTCTCTACCTGCACGGTTCCCGACCGGTTTCCCGCAAGGTCCACCGCATAGACCGAAACATACTGTCCGGTTCCGGAATAGGTCCAAAGAGGGGTATCCAGCACTCCCTTTGCGGGGTAGCTGACCTTGTGGCCGTCAATGTAGACTGCCTCTACACCGGAATCCTCATCTTTTGCTTCGATATGGAGGGTTTCACCGGAAAGTCTGGCGGTGAGTGTCGGGGCCTTAGTATCGGCAGAGCCGGAGGCATATGCTGTCATGTGCAGTAAAAATGCGCTCATAAAAAGCATGAGCGCTAAAACGGTAAGCATTTTATTCTTCATGGTTGTCCTCCTTGTTGGGAACGGATTTTGCACTCATGGCGCTGACAAACCGCGCGAACTCATCCTCCGTCATTTTTTCCTTTCTGAATATGGCAACGATTTCGGCGTTTTCCAACTCGGTTTTCTGCCGCTCCAGTTCCCGTAAACGGGCCTGGAATTCCGCGATTTTTGTTTTCGTTTTCTCGATTTCTCCCATCACTTTTTGTATTCTGGGGTTCATAGTCTAAAATTCCTCCTTTTATCGGTTATTGACGGTCATTTGCGCTGTCCGGAGTTTCGGCAAAGAACAGCGGATTGAGATACCGTCCGTTTTTCAGTACCTCCAGGTGCAGGTGCGGCCCTGTGGAGCGCCCGGTGTTGCCGGACTTGGCAATTACGTCGCCTTTTTTTACCTGTTGTCCGACGCTTGCAAGCAGCCGGTCACAGTGGGCATACTTTGAAACCAGCCCGTCCTTGCCTTCGATGGCGATATAGTAGCCGTAGCCGCCTGCGTCAAAGGCCGCCTGGATTACCTTCCCGTCATGCCCTGCCAAAATGTCCGTGCCTACGGGAACGCCGATGTCGATGCCCTTGTGATAATCCTTTGCGCCTGTGACAGGATGGATTCGCCAGCCGTAATAACAGGTAACATGGGGTATCCAGTCAAAGTCAAAGGGACTTGCAATATACTGCCGGTTGCCCTTTGTCTGCATATTCAGGCCGTACATTTCCCGCTCGTCGGCGTTCATATTCGGCTGAAGCACATCGGTGAAGGATTTGGAGGTAAGGTTGATATTAAGGATATGCCATTCATAGGGCACTTCCACTGTATAGCTCTCTCCGGTTTCCGGGTCGGTTCGGGTTTCGGTGCGGTAGCGGATTTCTGTTTGCGCCACAAATTCAAGCCGGTACTGTTCGTTGAAAATCCGCTGAAGCTCAGTTTTTATGGTGGCAAAAGTGAAGTCCTGGTATTTCGCGGAGAGGTAGGCCATCAGTTCAAATAGATTGTGGCTGATATCGTCTACATTGTACCGGTACTCGTCATAGCCGGGGTGTTCCGCCTGCGCGTTCTGAATCCGCATTAGCAGGTTGGTTTCCCATTCCGTATAAGTCAGCTCCGCATCGTCGATATCCTCATCCTCGGCGGTGTAGCTGGACATCAGGACGGACGAAAACCCTCCCATTGCCATGTTGGTACAGGAGGTAAGGAGCGTTGAAAAAGAAAATACCATCAGGAGCAGCAGCGCGATCCCGCCGATCACCATCGGATGACTGCGTACAAAGCCCGACGCAAGTTTAATAATTTTACCGCCCGCTGCACCGGCTTGTTTCATCAACTGTGCCGCTTGTTTGGATTCTCGCGCCGCTTTTGCGTACCGGCGCTTGATTTTTTGTTTCTGTATAAACCGGGACAGCAGATTGGTTCTAAGCCGGGGATTTTCATGCAGCAGCTTCTGATAGGCTAGTTTGGCATTGTGTTTTGCCGAAAGCCGCTCCAGCTTCGCCACACGGCGATAGGGCGCGGTCTTATGCAGGCGGTAGGCTGTGCGCAGTCCGCCTTCGGCAAGCAGTTCCCCCTTGTGGGCGGCCTCTGTGCCCGTATTTTCCTGTTCGGACTGAAACAGCTTGCTGTGGGCATAACTCATGGATAAATTCGCGCCGGCCCTTACAGGGCGGAGCGGAAGCACGCCTTTGAAATTGGACTGTCGGGCTTTGACCTCAGCTTCAAAGCGGATTTTGTGACCGTGCTTCTTCTGCTTTTCATCAAAAACACGTTCTGCCCTGATTTTTTTCCTTTCTGGGAGCCTGTACCGCGCCTGTTCCATTTTTTTGTCGATTTTTTCAGCTTTTCGCAGTGCCTTAGCGAGCTTTTTCCCGGAAGCGGACTGTTCCTCTGGGGAAAATTGGAGCTTGCCCGGTTTTGGAGCTCTACTGGAGGATTTAGCGGATGGGGTTGTCTGATGCGAAGTCGGAACGTCCTGTGGGGACGGCATGGGCGGCGGAGTCTCCTTCACGCCGATGCCGCCTGTTTGGGACACAGGCTGTCCGTCTGGTGGACGGGCCGCATCCTGGCTAAACCTTTGGTAATATGCCGTTCCTTGTTGCAGTGCGGGCTTATCGGTCGCAGCGGTCTGTTCCTTTTCAAAATGCAGCCGGCCATGAAGGGAAGCATCAGCCGGATTTTCAGAAAATGTATCTGTCTGGTAAATATTCTGCGACTGCTGCTTCCCGTTCGCTTTAGCCTGAGTTTTTGGATGCAACCCACTTTTCCCTGTCCGGTCGGGCATCCGCTCACCCGGTATTCCTTGAACTGCATATAGGGAAGTGTTGGACTGACCGACTGTACCTGCCGGATGCTCTGCACCGGGTGTCGGTTCCATACGTCTGATTTGCTCTACATTTTTGTGCTGTGAGGAATGACGGAGGCGCGCAATGTCCGGTCTGCCGGACTCATGGGCAAGTGCTTCCTGCTGCGGTGCTTTGCCCTTTTGCAAATTAAAATCCTGCCCTCGCCGGCTGATGCGGTTTTTTTCGCCAGTGGCGGCGTTGACCTCCACCAGCCCGTCGCGGGTCATTTTGTGGGTAATCTTATCCTTTGCCTGAAATCTGTCTTTGCGTGACACTTTGCTTTCTCACCTCCGTTGCAAGGCACCGGGCGGCAGGTACGCCCTGATGCAGATTTACAGGCTGACCTCCGCCTTTTTCCGCTGGGGGGCAGGAGTGTTCTGCGCCGTTTGTGCCGCCTGCTCCTTGAGCGCTTGCAGATTTTTCAGGATGGACGGCTTCTTCTCATTCTTTCCCGTCTCTTTTTGGTTTTCACGATGCATGACAGAGCGTTGTTCCAGCTTTCCGAGACTGTCAAGGGCCGAAGCTGCCTGTCGTTTGATAGCAGTTGAGCAGGCTTGATCCAGCCGGTAGGGAGCCTGTATGAGCTTTGCCAGCTTGCCCATGGGCTTTGCTTCCTGGATCGCCTCTTTTCCCTGAACCGCACGGCCCATATTTTTCACATGCCTGCCGATCTCATGGTACTCGGCGCTGACAGCCGCAATCTTTTTCATGGACTGTTCATCATAACGGATATTACGGTCCATGCTTTCCTGCACCTTCTCCAGCCCTTGCCGGATGTGAAAGAGGGACGCAAGGCCGTCCAGCGCCGCTATGCCTTTTTCCTTAAAAGCAGCCACGGCATTTTTACAGCCCTCAATGATGCCGGCTTTTACTGCTTCCAGCCGTTCCCTTGTTTCGGTAATTTTGTTTTCCAGCGCCTGGATTGCCTTTTGCAGGGAAGTCCTGACCGGATGATTTTTTTCTTCCCGCATGTCGGCAAGCTCCCGGCGCATGGCTGAAAGCTCGCCCACTGCCGCGTCAAGCTGACGTTCCATTGCGCCCACATAACCGATGACGTCCAGAAAATCCTTAGCGCTTACGCTGTTTTCTTTCAGGATGGCTAAAAGCTCCTTTACATGCTCATTTTCCAAAAGCGGCGCGCTTTGGGTTGTAGTATCGTTCATAGATTAAAACACCTCCTGTTGCTTATATTTGAAGGATCAGACTCATGCGCCCTTCACTTCATCCGGCTTTGTGGTCATGATGCGGTACAGCTCCGTATCCTTGGGGAAGCGGTCAATGAAGGGTATGATGGTATTGCCGTAGAACAGCAGGCCTTCACCGGCTCCTGAATGGGTCACATAGGACAGCTGGTGGTTGGAGATGCCCAGCTGCTTTGCGAGTATCTGCCGGTCGCCGCCTGCCTGGTTCAGCATATAGATGAAGTCGGAGTTTTCCAGAATGTTTTCGATTTCACGGGAAGCCAGTAAATCCTTGACGTTCTGCGTGAGCGCCGAGGGGATGCCCCCCCATTTTCTGAACCGCTTCCAGATTTCCAGCGAATAGGCGGCGGTCTGTTCTTCCTTCAAAAGCAGGTGGAATTCGTCCTGGTAGAACCAGGTGGTGCGGTGAGTGGCACGGTTGGCGGTCACACGGCCCCACACCTGATCCTGCAAAATCAGCATTCCCAGCTTTTTCAGCTGCTTGCCCAGCTCCTTGATGTCATAGCACACCAACCGGTTTGTGATGTCCACGTTGGTACGGTGGTTGAACACATTTAAAGAGCCTGTAACATAGATTTCCAGCGCAGTGGCGATGTGCTGGGCTTCCGGTTCGGTCTGCTTGCGGAGCAGGTTGTACAAATCCTGCAAGATGGGCATTTTCTCCGGGGATGGGGCTGCAAGGTATTCCCGGTAGACCAGGCGGACACACCGGTCAATGATGGTTTTTTCCACCGGCTGCAGGCCCTCCTTGCCGCCCACAATCAGTTCGCACAGGCTGAGGATAAAGTCACTTTTCAGGGTCAAAGGGTCTTCATCATCACTGTAATCCGGGTTGATATCCATGGGGTTGATGTACTGTGCCGATACCGGCGACAACTTGACCACCTGGCCCCCCAGCCGGTTGACAAGAGGGAAATATTCGGCTTCCGGGTCAGATATGATGATGTCGTCATTGGTTAAGAGGAACACATTGACAATTTCCCGTTTGGCGGCAAAGGACTTGCCGGAGCCGGGAGTGCCTAAAAACAAGCCGTTGGGGTTTTTCAGGCGTTTGCGGCTGGCCATAATGAGGTTATTGGAGAGGGCGTTCAGACCGTAGTACAGGGCTTCTCCCTGCTGGAACAGCTCCTGGGTGGTAAAGGGTACAAAAATCGCCACCGACGAGGTGGTGAGTCCACGTTTGATCTCGATCTGGTTCAGTCCTACTGGGAGACTGCTCATCAGTCCCTGCTCCTGCTGGTAGTCAAGGCGTTTCAGGGCACAGTTGTATTTCTGTGCGACGCCTGCCGCCTGAAAGATGTCGTTTTCCAACTGCTGTCTCTTTTTTGCCGTGTTGAGTACAAGGACAGTAACAAGGAACATACGTTCATTGCGGTTCTGCAAATCCTCTAAAAGTGTTTTGGCTTCATTGCCGTAGGTGGCAAGGTCAGTAGGAATGATGTCCATATCATAGCCGCTTCTTACGGCTTTTTTCTGTTCCTCAATTTTCATTTTATCGAGGTCGGACAGCTTGCGCTTGACGGTCTTGATGGCTTCCGCCTGGTCAATGCTGCGGATGTGCAGATTTACGGTGACAGCCGTATCCAAATCCAGAAAATCCACCAGCATTCGGTCGGTAAGCTCCGGGGCCAGGATGGATAAAAAGCTGACCGCGCCGTAGTGTTCCCCCATGCGGAAGGTCTTGCCGTCCCGGAAATCAAAGCTGGTGGGGGCGATATAGTCCCTGGTGGAAAGTCCGGTTTTGGGGATATCCTCCCACGAAAACCGCAGCTTTTCCTGACCGTCGGGGTGGAACTGGCCGTGAAGCACCTCCAGCCGCTCAAGGCCGCTCAAGGTACGGGCTTTGACGCCCATGGTTTTGAAATTGGCGAGAATATCCGCTTCCACCCGTTCCATGCGGGGCTTGGCGGCTTTGAGGGAATCCGCTTCGATTCCGAAGGTGATGAATTTAGTTTTGACCAGCCCGTTATTGCCCTTGGCAAGCTGGTTTTTTAGCATATCGGCATACTCGCGGCGGATGGAGTTGTACTCGTCCTCCTGCTCGGGAATGTCGATGGACTGCTGAAATTCTTTCAGGTTACCGTACTGGTTGATAAAGGAAAGTTGGACGCTGACCGAGGAATCAAAATAGCTGAGGAAATTGCAGTAGTTCTCGAATATCTGCGTCTTATCCTCGTTTTGGGCCAGCTGGTAAGTGATGTCCTGAAAGACAATGGTCTTGGTATACAGCCGGTCGGTGACGCGGCAGACGCCGTCCCGGTACATTTCCCTGTAAGGTATGGACTGCTGGGCGGTTTGCGGTGCGTCGGCGCGGCCAAACAGCTTCATCCTTACAGAAGCAGCAAAGCCGCCCGTGTTACCGGACGGCTTTGGCGCTGTCTTTTTTCCCTGCAAGGCTTTTCTGTTTTTGGTTTGACGGACGTTTCCCGGCAGGCGCTTTTTTTGCCTTGTCGGCTGTTTTTTCTTGGTTGGCAAAGGCTTTTCCCTCCTTTTCGATGATTTCATACAGGTTTTCTGTTACATATGGACGCCTGCCCGGCCAGAGCCGGGTGCGGAGAAGGTTGCGCAGTATTTTTTCGGCGGGCTGTCCATCCTTTTCGTACATGGCGAGAAAGAACAACGGCAGCATCAGCCCGATCATCAGAAGCATCGCGCCCTCACTGCCCAGCGTCCCGCGCGTCAGAAGATAGGCAGGAACGCCGATAGCCCCAGCCGCGCCGAAACAGATGAGCTGGCGCTTGGTAAGGTTTAGCGCAACCTTGGTTTTGACCTTGGAAAGGTCTTTGGGTACAGGTACAAATGGCATGGATTCACCTACTTTTCTTCACATTGATATGAGGTGGTAAAAAGCTAACGCTCAAAGCCGGATTTCTTTGTCGGAGAGGATATATCACTTTTCGTTTTCTTCGCCGCTCTGCGCAGTTGGGAACGTATGGACAGCTTTTCAGCAACTTCATGCGGTACTTCATCGGCAGTGTTAAGATGCTTGGACTGGTTGTCATGTTTATCTGCCTGCCTGTTTCTCCGCTGCTTGTAGGTAAAGGCTGGCGCAATGCCTTCAAGCTCCTTGCGCCGCTTTACTCTGTATCGTTCCGTGTCCTCTTTATACAGGTAATACCAATCCTCATCAAAGCTGTACACTCCCACCATGCCTGTGGCGTTTCCGGCCTTGTAAATCAGTTCATACTTAAAAAGAGAATTCGGGTGACAGTCAACTCTGATCAGGTCAAGCTTTAATTCTTCCGTAATGACCACCTCCGGTACAGACAGTAAAAAACACCGGCGGTTTTCCGGTGTTTGGGTATTTCCTGCAAGATTTTATCCGGTCCTGTATTCCTCTGTTTCTTCCACATGGAGAAATCCCTGGACGGCGGCTTCAATGATTCCTGAAGCTGCAAGGGATACATGCGTATTTCCTTTGATTAGAAATCCGTCACGCGTTATATAGTTTTTTGGCAGCTGCTTACTGGAAGACCGGGGATAATAAACTTGATCAGTGTCCTGGGATGTATTCTTTTCTTCGCTCATGAGCATCATCTC
The window above is part of the Desulfitibacter alkalitolerans DSM 16504 genome. Proteins encoded here:
- a CDS encoding DUF4315 family protein, with amino-acid sequence MNPRIQKVMGEIEKTKTKIAEFQARLRELERQKTELENAEIVAIFRKEKMTEDEFARFVSAMSAKSVPNKEDNHEE
- a CDS encoding VirB4-like conjugal transfer ATPase, CD1110 family translates to MPTKKKQPTRQKKRLPGNVRQTKNRKALQGKKTAPKPSGNTGGFAASVRMKLFGRADAPQTAQQSIPYREMYRDGVCRVTDRLYTKTIVFQDITYQLAQNEDKTQIFENYCNFLSYFDSSVSVQLSFINQYGNLKEFQQSIDIPEQEDEYNSIRREYADMLKNQLAKGNNGLVKTKFITFGIEADSLKAAKPRMERVEADILANFKTMGVKARTLSGLERLEVLHGQFHPDGQEKLRFSWEDIPKTGLSTRDYIAPTSFDFRDGKTFRMGEHYGAVSFLSILAPELTDRMLVDFLDLDTAVTVNLHIRSIDQAEAIKTVKRKLSDLDKMKIEEQKKAVRSGYDMDIIPTDLATYGNEAKTLLEDLQNRNERMFLVTVLVLNTAKKRQQLENDIFQAAGVAQKYNCALKRLDYQQEQGLMSSLPVGLNQIEIKRGLTTSSVAIFVPFTTQELFQQGEALYYGLNALSNNLIMASRKRLKNPNGLFLGTPGSGKSFAAKREIVNVFLLTNDDIIISDPEAEYFPLVNRLGGQVVKLSPVSAQYINPMDINPDYSDDEDPLTLKSDFILSLCELIVGGKEGLQPVEKTIIDRCVRLVYREYLAAPSPEKMPILQDLYNLLRKQTEPEAQHIATALEIYVTGSLNVFNHRTNVDITNRLVCYDIKELGKQLKKLGMLILQDQVWGRVTANRATHRTTWFYQDEFHLLLKEEQTAAYSLEIWKRFRKWGGIPSALTQNVKDLLASREIENILENSDFIYMLNQAGGDRQILAKQLGISNHQLSYVTHSGAGEGLLFYGNTIIPFIDRFPKDTELYRIMTTKPDEVKGA
- a CDS encoding M23 family metallopeptidase — protein: MSRKDRFQAKDKITHKMTRDGLVEVNAATGEKNRISRRGQDFNLQKGKAPQQEALAHESGRPDIARLRHSSQHKNVEQIRRMEPTPGAEHPAGTVGQSNTSLYAVQGIPGERMPDRTGKSGLHPKTQAKANGKQQSQNIYQTDTFSENPADASLHGRLHFEKEQTAATDKPALQQGTAYYQRFSQDAARPPDGQPVSQTGGIGVKETPPPMPSPQDVPTSHQTTPSAKSSSRAPKPGKLQFSPEEQSASGKKLAKALRKAEKIDKKMEQARYRLPERKKIRAERVFDEKQKKHGHKIRFEAEVKARQSNFKGVLPLRPVRAGANLSMSYAHSKLFQSEQENTGTEAAHKGELLAEGGLRTAYRLHKTAPYRRVAKLERLSAKHNAKLAYQKLLHENPRLRTNLLSRFIQKQKIKRRYAKAARESKQAAQLMKQAGAAGGKIIKLASGFVRSHPMVIGGIALLLLMVFSFSTLLTSCTNMAMGGFSSVLMSSYTAEDEDIDDAELTYTEWETNLLMRIQNAQAEHPGYDEYRYNVDDISHNLFELMAYLSAKYQDFTFATIKTELQRIFNEQYRLEFVAQTEIRYRTETRTDPETGESYTVEVPYEWHILNINLTSKSFTDVLQPNMNADEREMYGLNMQTKGNRQYIASPFDFDWIPHVTCYYGWRIHPVTGAKDYHKGIDIGVPVGTDILAGHDGKVIQAAFDAGGYGYYIAIEGKDGLVSKYAHCDRLLASVGQQVKKGDVIAKSGNTGRSTGPHLHLEVLKNGRYLNPLFFAETPDSANDRQ
- a CDS encoding PrgI family protein, translating into MPFVPVPKDLSKVKTKVALNLTKRQLICFGAAGAIGVPAYLLTRGTLGSEGAMLLMIGLMLPLFFLAMYEKDGQPAEKILRNLLRTRLWPGRRPYVTENLYEIIEKEGKAFANQEKTADKAKKAPAGKRPSNQKQKSLAGKKDSAKAVR
- a CDS encoding DUF4366 domain-containing protein, which produces MKNKMLTVLALMLFMSAFLLHMTAYASGSADTKAPTLTARLSGETLHIEAKDEDSGVEAVYIDGHKVSYPAKGVLDTPLWTYSGTGQYVSVYAVDLAGNRSGTVQVENPYYKASSAATNTSAASTPKTTESAVPAQTHPFTPEGTGTTVDNATDGDGKEFFTITTQDKNVFYLIIDRQRQSENVYFLNAVTEDDLRSLAKKGNSNSGVSAVPTPQTTPKPETTSKTEPKSQPEKGGDSTLIFVLLAVIAAGGAGYYFKIYKPKHQAVDTDEDEPEYEEEDTPLSGETEPGDDFLLSDDDLGEFSGDDPTAPKEE
- a CDS encoding DNA topoisomerase 3 — its product is MKLIIAEKSSVGQAIASVLGATERGDGYLEGGGYLVSWCAGHLVELAQAETYDEKYGKWRYEDLPILPEHWKYAVSREKAKQLKVLRELMKRPDVDCIVNACDAGREGELIFRLVYEYCGCKKPIQRLWISSMEESAITGGFRNLRPGTDYDRLYRAALCRLQADWLVGINATRLFSVLYRQTLNVGRVMTPTLALLVQREQEIAAFVREPFYTPELNCGTFIVLGEKYKDRKAAESIHSACNVKTAVVKSVERQEKTVVPPRLYDLTTLQREANRLFGFTAQQTLDYMQSLYEKKLATYPRTDSRYLTEDMAAGLPALVETAAAVLPFMKGIVPNVDARRVVDNSKVTDHHAILPTGQIKDSDLAALPAGERNILFLLAVRLVCAVGEPHLYAETVVTVDCEGHSFTAKGKTVLQDGWKAIESAYRATLKNKPDKDGEDKALPELSKGQVFENVRTAVKEGFTSPPKSYSEDTLLKAMETAGSEDMPEDAERKGLGTPATRASIIEKLVKTGLAERKNKQLLPAKKGVSLIAVLPEIIKSPALTAKWEHRLKQVERGGLSDAEFMAGIAELTVSLVKSNSALNPDFMRLFPAPVGSRSEAVGICPRCGGKVLEGKKGFLCENRDCGFALWRDNRFFASKKKDLTRAIAAALLEKGLVSLSGLYSEKTGKTYNAVVIMEDTGKYVNFKLEFEKGAKK
- a CDS encoding DUF6674 family protein gives rise to the protein MNDTTTQSAPLLENEHVKELLAILKENSVSAKDFLDVIGYVGAMERQLDAAVGELSAMRRELADMREEKNHPVRTSLQKAIQALENKITETRERLEAVKAGIIEGCKNAVAAFKEKGIAALDGLASLFHIRQGLEKVQESMDRNIRYDEQSMKKIAAVSAEYHEIGRHVKNMGRAVQGKEAIQEAKPMGKLAKLIQAPYRLDQACSTAIKRQAASALDSLGKLEQRSVMHRENQKETGKNEKKPSILKNLQALKEQAAQTAQNTPAPQRKKAEVSL